The proteins below are encoded in one region of Buttiauxella gaviniae:
- a CDS encoding carbamate kinase, translated as MEHKPTLVVALGGNALLKRGEPLEAEIQRKNIDLAAKTIAQLTSSWRVVLVHGNGPQVGLLALQNSAYQKVAAYPLDILGAESQGMIGYMLQQSLKNQLPNREVSVLLTQVEVDANDPAFQNPTKYIGPVYDKAQADTLVAEKGWTVKADGHYFRRVVASPQPKKIVESDAISALIQRDHLVICNGGGGVPVVEKADGYHGIEAVIDKDLSAALLARQIEADALLILTDADAVYLDWGTPTQRPIAHITPQALDGMKFDAGSMGPKVAACSKFVAQCHGIAGIGALEDGPAILAGEKGTLIRE; from the coding sequence ATGGAACACAAACCGACACTGGTCGTCGCCCTGGGCGGTAACGCCTTATTAAAACGTGGCGAACCGTTGGAAGCTGAAATACAGCGTAAAAACATCGATCTGGCAGCGAAAACGATCGCGCAGCTCACCTCATCCTGGCGCGTTGTTCTGGTTCACGGTAACGGGCCACAGGTGGGATTACTGGCGTTACAGAACAGCGCCTATCAGAAGGTGGCGGCTTATCCGCTCGACATTTTGGGCGCTGAAAGCCAGGGAATGATCGGCTACATGTTGCAGCAATCCTTGAAAAATCAGCTTCCAAACAGAGAAGTCAGCGTACTGCTGACGCAAGTTGAAGTGGACGCTAACGATCCCGCTTTCCAGAATCCCACCAAGTACATCGGCCCGGTGTATGACAAAGCGCAGGCTGACACGTTAGTGGCAGAAAAAGGTTGGACAGTTAAAGCCGACGGCCACTATTTCCGCCGCGTGGTGGCCTCTCCGCAGCCCAAAAAGATCGTTGAAAGCGATGCGATCAGCGCGCTTATCCAGCGCGATCATCTGGTGATTTGTAACGGTGGCGGCGGTGTTCCTGTCGTGGAAAAAGCCGATGGCTACCACGGTATTGAAGCGGTGATTGATAAAGATCTTTCCGCCGCCCTTCTGGCTCGCCAGATAGAAGCCGATGCGCTGCTGATCCTAACCGATGCCGACGCGGTGTATCTCGACTGGGGTACGCCAACCCAACGGCCAATTGCTCATATCACGCCGCAGGCGTTGGACGGTATGAAATTTGATGCCGGTTCGATGGGGCCGAAGGTCGCCGCCTGTAGCAAGTTCGTTGCGCAGTGCCACGGAATTGCCGGAATCGGAGCGCTTGAGGATGGCCCGGCTATTTTGGCTGGCGAGAAAGGGACGCTGATTCGAGAGTAA
- the rraB gene encoding ribonuclease E inhibitor RraB produces the protein MANPELLEEQREETRLIIEELLEDGSDPDALYTIEHHLSADDFETLEKAAVEAFKMGYEVTDPEELEVEEGETVICCDVLSESALKAELLDEQVEQLLNLAEKFGVEYDGWGTYFEDPNGEEGEEGDDEDFLDEDDDGVRH, from the coding sequence ATGGCAAATCCAGAACTGCTGGAAGAGCAACGCGAAGAAACGCGTTTGATTATTGAAGAATTACTGGAAGACGGCAGCGACCCGGACGCGCTGTACACCATCGAACATCACCTTTCCGCAGACGACTTTGAAACCCTGGAAAAAGCAGCGGTTGAAGCGTTCAAAATGGGTTATGAAGTGACCGACCCGGAAGAGCTGGAAGTGGAAGAGGGCGAAACCGTCATCTGCTGCGACGTGCTGAGCGAAAGCGCGCTGAAAGCTGAACTGCTGGATGAGCAAGTTGAACAGTTGCTGAACCTCGCTGAGAAATTCGGTGTGGAATATGACGGCTGGGGCACTTACTTTGAAGACCCGAACGGTGAAGAGGGTGAAGAAGGCGACGACGAAGATTTTTTAGATGAAGACGACGATGGCGTTCGCCATTAA
- a CDS encoding YhcH/YjgK/YiaL family protein yields MIIGNIHSLQSWLPEELRQAIEHVKQHITPETPLGKHDIDGNRLFMLVSEDSTQPFAERQAEFHQRYLDIQIVMRGQEGMTFSCLPAGTPETDWLADKDIAFLPEGEQEKTVVLNEGDFVVFYPGEVHKPLCAVGKPEKVRKVVVKMLMA; encoded by the coding sequence ATGATTATTGGCAACATTCACTCTTTGCAGTCCTGGCTTCCTGAAGAACTGCGTCAGGCGATCGAGCATGTAAAACAGCACATCACCCCTGAAACCCCTCTTGGGAAACATGATATCGACGGCAACCGTCTGTTTATGCTGGTTTCTGAAGACAGCACGCAGCCATTCGCTGAGCGCCAGGCGGAATTTCACCAACGCTATCTGGATATCCAGATTGTGATGCGCGGCCAGGAAGGGATGACCTTTAGCTGTTTGCCTGCGGGTACGCCAGAAACAGACTGGCTGGCAGACAAGGACATCGCGTTCCTGCCTGAAGGCGAACAGGAAAAAACTGTCGTATTAAATGAAGGGGATTTCGTGGTGTTTTATCCAGGCGAAGTCCACAAACCTTTGTGTGCCGTAGGCAAGCCTGAGAAGGTGCGTAAGGTCGTTGTGAAGATGTTGATGGCGTAA
- the pepA gene encoding leucyl aminopeptidase, whose product MEFSVKSGSPEKQRSACIVVGVFEPRRLSPVAEQLDKISDGYISALLRRGELEGKPGQTLLLHHVPNVLSERILLIGCGKERELDERQYKQVIQKTINTLNDTGSMEAVCFLTELHVKGRNTYWKVRQAVETAKESLYSFDQLKTNKSEPRRPLRKMVFNVPTRRELTSGERAIQHGLAIAAGIKAAKDLGNMPPNICNAAYLASQARQLADSYSKNVVTRVIGEQQMKELGMHSYLAVGDGSQNESLMSVIEYKGSADPDVRPIVLVGKGLTFDSGGISIKPAEGMDEMKYDMCGAASVYGVMRMVAELNLPINVIGVLAGCENMPGGRAYRPGDVLTTMSGQTVEVLNTDAEGRLVLCDVLTYVERFEPDVVIDVATLTGACVIALGHHITGLMSNHNPLAHELISASEQAGDRAWRLPMADEYQEQLETNFADMANIGGRPGGAITAACFLSRFTRKYSWAHLDIAGTAWRSGKAKGATGRPVALLSQFLLNRSGFNGEE is encoded by the coding sequence ATGGAGTTCAGTGTAAAAAGCGGTAGCCCCGAGAAACAGCGTAGTGCCTGCATCGTAGTGGGAGTCTTTGAACCGCGTCGCCTGTCCCCGGTCGCCGAACAACTCGATAAAATCAGCGATGGCTACATCAGCGCGCTTTTGCGCCGTGGTGAGCTTGAGGGAAAACCCGGTCAAACTTTATTGCTTCACCATGTTCCGAACGTGCTCTCAGAGCGCATTCTGCTGATTGGGTGTGGCAAAGAGCGTGAACTGGATGAACGTCAGTATAAGCAAGTTATCCAGAAAACAATTAATACGCTTAACGATACTGGCTCAATGGAGGCCGTTTGCTTCCTGACTGAACTACACGTTAAAGGCCGCAACACCTACTGGAAAGTACGCCAGGCGGTGGAAACGGCAAAAGAGTCTTTATATAGCTTTGATCAATTAAAGACCAACAAAAGCGAGCCGCGTCGCCCGCTGCGTAAAATGGTCTTTAATGTGCCAACGCGCCGCGAGCTGACCAGCGGTGAGCGTGCGATTCAACACGGTCTGGCCATTGCAGCCGGTATTAAAGCGGCGAAAGATCTCGGCAATATGCCACCAAATATCTGTAACGCCGCGTACCTGGCCTCTCAGGCACGTCAGTTGGCTGATTCTTACAGCAAGAACGTGGTCACCCGCGTGATCGGCGAGCAGCAGATGAAAGAGCTGGGCATGCACTCATACCTCGCGGTGGGTGATGGTTCCCAGAATGAATCGCTGATGTCGGTTATCGAATACAAAGGCAGTGCCGATCCTGATGTGCGTCCCATCGTCCTGGTCGGTAAAGGCCTGACGTTCGACTCCGGCGGTATTTCTATCAAACCAGCCGAAGGCATGGATGAGATGAAATACGACATGTGCGGCGCGGCATCCGTTTACGGCGTGATGCGTATGGTTGCAGAGCTGAACCTGCCGATTAACGTTATCGGTGTGCTGGCAGGCTGTGAGAACATGCCTGGGGGGCGCGCGTATCGCCCGGGCGATGTGTTAACGACCATGTCCGGCCAAACCGTTGAAGTACTCAATACCGATGCGGAAGGCCGCCTGGTACTGTGCGACGTGCTGACCTACGTTGAGCGCTTCGAGCCAGATGTGGTTATCGACGTGGCGACCCTGACCGGCGCATGTGTGATTGCCCTGGGCCATCACATCACCGGCTTGATGTCTAACCACAATCCGCTGGCACATGAGCTTATCAGCGCGTCTGAACAAGCCGGTGACCGTGCGTGGCGCCTGCCGATGGCCGATGAGTATCAGGAACAACTGGAAACCAATTTTGCTGATATGGCAAATATCGGTGGCCGCCCTGGCGGCGCAATTACCGCGGCCTGCTTCCTGTCTCGCTTTACCCGTAAATATAGCTGGGCGCACCTGGATATCGCGGGTACCGCATGGCGTTCAGGTAAAGCTAAAGGCGCAACGGGCCGCCCAGTAGCGCTGTTGTCGCAATTCCTGTTGAACCGTTCAGGGTTTAACGGGGAAGAGTGA
- the arcA gene encoding arginine deiminase, whose translation MDKHYVGSEIGQLRSVMLHRPNLSLKRLTPSNCQELLFDDVLSVERAGEEHDIFANTLRGQGVEVLLLTDLLTQTLDVSDAKAWLLDTQISDYRLGPAFASDIRGWLADMPHRELARRLSGGLTYGEIPTYIQNMVVDTHEVTDFIMKPLPNHLFTRDTSCWIYNGVSINPMAKAARQRETNNLRAIYRWHPLFTDGNFIKYYGDDNINYDHATLEGGDVLVIGRGAVLIGLSERTTPQGVEFLAESLFKHQQATRVIALELPKHRSCMHLDTVMTHIDIDTFSVYPEVVRKDAQCWTLTPDGHGGIKRHQEPNLLHAIEQALGIDQVKLITTGGDAFEAEREQWNDANNVLTVRPGVVIGYERNIWTNEKYDKAGIKVLPIPGDELGRGRGGARCMSCPLERDGI comes from the coding sequence ATGGACAAACACTATGTAGGTTCCGAAATTGGACAACTTCGCAGCGTAATGTTGCATCGCCCTAATCTGAGCCTGAAAAGACTCACCCCTTCCAATTGCCAGGAATTATTATTTGATGATGTTTTATCAGTAGAACGCGCTGGCGAAGAACACGATATATTTGCCAATACCCTGCGCGGCCAGGGCGTTGAGGTTTTATTGCTGACCGATTTGCTGACACAAACGCTGGATGTCAGTGACGCTAAGGCCTGGCTGCTCGACACCCAGATTTCTGACTATCGCCTTGGGCCTGCGTTTGCTTCCGATATTCGCGGCTGGCTTGCGGATATGCCGCACCGTGAACTGGCGCGGCGATTAAGTGGCGGCCTGACTTATGGCGAAATTCCAACTTATATCCAGAATATGGTTGTCGATACCCATGAAGTCACCGACTTTATTATGAAGCCGCTGCCAAACCATTTATTTACTCGCGACACATCCTGCTGGATTTATAATGGGGTTTCAATTAACCCAATGGCCAAAGCCGCACGCCAACGCGAAACCAATAATCTGCGTGCTATTTACCGCTGGCATCCATTATTTACCGATGGCAATTTTATTAAATATTATGGCGACGATAATATTAATTATGACCACGCAACCTTAGAAGGCGGCGATGTATTAGTCATTGGCCGTGGCGCGGTGTTAATTGGTTTGTCCGAACGCACCACGCCACAAGGCGTAGAGTTCCTCGCTGAATCCTTATTCAAACATCAACAGGCCACCCGTGTTATCGCCCTCGAATTGCCAAAACACCGGTCATGTATGCACCTCGATACAGTAATGACGCACATCGATATCGATACCTTCTCCGTTTATCCCGAAGTGGTTCGCAAAGACGCCCAATGCTGGACGTTAACCCCAGACGGCCACGGCGGTATTAAACGCCACCAGGAACCGAATCTGCTGCACGCCATTGAACAGGCGCTAGGCATTGATCAGGTGAAACTTATCACCACCGGCGGCGATGCGTTTGAAGCCGAACGCGAGCAGTGGAACGACGCGAACAACGTGCTGACCGTGCGCCCCGGCGTGGTTATCGGCTACGAGCGCAATATCTGGACCAACGAAAAATACGACAAAGCGGGCATCAAAGTGTTGCCGATTCCTGGTGATGAGCTGGGTCGTGGACGCGGCGGCGCACGCTGCATGAGCTGCCCATTAGAACGTGACGGTATTTAA
- a CDS encoding valine--tRNA ligase — MEKTYNPQDIEQPLYEHWEQQGYFKPNGDTSQESFCIMIPPPNVTGSLHMGHAFQQTIMDTMIRYQRMQGKNTLWQAGTDHAGIATQMVVERKIAAEEGKTRHDYGRDAFIEKIWQWKAESGGTITRQMRRLGNSVDWERERFTMDEGLSNAVKEVFVRLYKEDLIYRGKRLVNWDPKLRTAISDLEVENRESKGSMWHLRYPLADGAKTAEGKDYLVVATTRPETVLGDTGVAVNPEDPRYKDLIGKFLVLPLVNRRIPIVGDEHADMEKGTGCVKITPAHDFNDYEVGRRHALPMINILTFDGDIREAAEVFDTNGEESTVYGTEIPAQFQKLERFAARKAVVAAFEEMGLLEEIKPHDLTVPYGDRGGVVIEPMLTDQWYVRTAPLAKVAVEAVEQGDIQFVPKQYENMYFSWMRDIQDWCISRQLWWGHRIPAWYDAEGNVYVGRNEAEVRAENNLGDDVALHQDEDVLDTWFSSGLWTFSTLGWPENTEALRTFHPTSVMVSGFDIIFFWIARMIMLTMHFIKDEDGKPQVPFKTVYMTGLIRDDEGQKMSKSKGNVIDPLDMVDGISLEDLLEKRTGNMMQPQLAEKIRKRTEKQFPNGIEPHGTDALRFTLAALASTGRDINWDMKRLEGYRNFCNKLWNASRFVLMNTEEQDCGFNGGELVLSLADRWILAEFNRTVKAYREALDSYRFDIAANILYEFTWNQFCDWYLELTKPVMNGGSEAELRGTRNTLVNVLEGLLRLAHPIIPFITETIWQRVKVLKGISEDTIMLQPFPAYNSAQDDEAAFADTEWLKDVITAVRNIRAEMNIAPSKRLDVLLRGCTEEAVRRVSENRTFLQNLARLESITLLAADDKGPVSVTKIIDGAELLIPMAGLVDKEAEIERLAKEVAKIEIEIGKIEGKLSNEGFVARAPADVVAKERERLVGFADAKAKLIEQQAVIAAL; from the coding sequence ATGGAAAAGACATATAACCCGCAAGATATCGAACAGCCGCTTTACGAGCACTGGGAACAGCAGGGCTACTTTAAGCCAAATGGCGACACCAGCCAGGAAAGCTTCTGCATCATGATCCCGCCGCCGAACGTTACCGGCAGCTTGCACATGGGTCACGCCTTCCAGCAGACGATCATGGATACCATGATTCGTTACCAGCGCATGCAGGGTAAAAACACCCTGTGGCAGGCGGGGACTGACCACGCCGGCATCGCGACCCAAATGGTCGTTGAGCGCAAAATTGCCGCCGAAGAAGGGAAAACACGCCACGACTATGGCCGTGATGCCTTTATCGAGAAAATCTGGCAGTGGAAGGCAGAGTCTGGTGGCACCATCACCCGTCAGATGCGTCGTCTCGGTAACTCAGTAGACTGGGAGCGTGAGCGCTTCACCATGGACGAAGGCCTGTCCAACGCGGTGAAAGAAGTGTTCGTCCGTCTGTATAAAGAAGACCTGATTTATCGCGGCAAACGCCTGGTAAACTGGGACCCGAAACTGCGCACGGCGATTTCCGATCTGGAAGTTGAAAACCGCGAGTCCAAAGGTTCTATGTGGCACCTGCGTTATCCGCTGGCTGACGGCGCGAAAACAGCCGAAGGTAAAGATTACCTCGTTGTTGCGACCACCCGTCCGGAAACCGTACTTGGTGATACCGGTGTTGCCGTGAACCCAGAAGATCCGCGCTACAAAGATCTGATCGGTAAATTCCTGGTACTGCCGCTGGTTAACCGCCGCATTCCAATCGTTGGCGACGAACATGCCGACATGGAAAAAGGCACCGGCTGCGTGAAAATCACCCCTGCGCACGACTTCAACGACTATGAAGTTGGCCGCCGTCACGCCCTGCCAATGATCAACATTCTGACTTTCGACGGTGATATCCGCGAAGCGGCAGAAGTGTTTGATACCAACGGTGAAGAATCTACCGTTTACGGTACCGAAATCCCTGCTCAGTTCCAGAAACTGGAGCGTTTTGCTGCACGTAAAGCTGTGGTCGCTGCGTTCGAAGAAATGGGCTTGCTCGAAGAGATCAAACCACACGATCTGACCGTTCCTTACGGCGACCGTGGCGGCGTGGTTATCGAACCAATGCTGACCGACCAGTGGTACGTGCGTACCGCCCCGCTGGCGAAAGTCGCGGTAGAAGCGGTTGAGCAAGGCGACATTCAGTTCGTACCGAAGCAGTACGAAAACATGTACTTCTCCTGGATGCGCGATATTCAGGACTGGTGTATCTCTCGTCAACTGTGGTGGGGTCACCGTATCCCGGCCTGGTACGATGCCGAAGGCAACGTTTACGTTGGCCGTAATGAAGCGGAAGTTCGCGCTGAAAATAACCTCGGCGATGACGTTGCTCTGCACCAGGACGAAGACGTGCTGGATACCTGGTTTTCCTCCGGTCTGTGGACCTTCTCCACCCTCGGCTGGCCTGAGAACACCGAAGCGCTGCGTACTTTCCACCCGACCAGCGTGATGGTCAGCGGCTTCGACATCATCTTCTTCTGGATTGCGCGCATGATCATGCTGACCATGCACTTCATCAAAGATGAAGACGGCAAGCCGCAGGTTCCGTTTAAAACCGTCTACATGACCGGTCTTATCCGCGATGACGAAGGGCAGAAGATGTCCAAGTCCAAGGGTAACGTTATCGATCCGCTGGATATGGTTGATGGAATCTCGCTGGAAGATCTGCTTGAGAAGCGCACCGGTAACATGATGCAGCCGCAGTTGGCTGAGAAAATCCGTAAACGCACCGAGAAGCAATTCCCGAACGGCATTGAGCCACACGGCACCGACGCCCTGCGCTTTACGCTTGCGGCACTGGCCTCTACCGGTCGCGATATCAACTGGGACATGAAGCGCCTGGAAGGTTACCGTAACTTCTGTAACAAGCTGTGGAACGCCAGCCGTTTCGTGCTGATGAACACCGAAGAGCAGGATTGTGGCTTTAACGGCGGCGAACTGGTTCTGTCGCTGGCTGACCGCTGGATTCTGGCCGAGTTCAACCGCACCGTGAAGGCATACCGTGAAGCGCTGGACAGCTATCGCTTTGATATCGCTGCTAACATTCTGTATGAGTTTACCTGGAACCAGTTCTGTGACTGGTATCTGGAGCTGACTAAGCCGGTAATGAACGGTGGCTCAGAAGCAGAACTGCGCGGCACGCGTAATACGCTGGTGAACGTGCTCGAAGGGCTGCTGCGCCTGGCGCATCCAATCATTCCATTCATCACGGAAACCATCTGGCAGCGTGTGAAAGTCCTGAAAGGGATTAGCGAAGATACCATCATGCTGCAACCGTTCCCGGCGTATAACAGCGCGCAGGACGATGAAGCTGCGTTTGCGGATACCGAATGGCTGAAAGATGTGATTACAGCGGTGCGTAATATTCGTGCTGAAATGAACATCGCGCCGAGCAAACGCCTGGACGTGCTGCTGCGCGGCTGTACCGAAGAAGCGGTAAGACGCGTCAGCGAAAACCGCACCTTCCTGCAAAACCTGGCACGTCTGGAAAGCATCACTCTGCTGGCTGCTGATGATAAAGGTCCGGTTTCCGTGACCAAAATTATCGACGGTGCAGAGCTGCTGATCCCGATGGCAGGCCTGGTAGATAAAGAAGCGGAAATTGAGCGTCTGGCTAAAGAAGTTGCGAAGATCGAAATTGAGATTGGCAAAATCGAAGGCAAGCTGTCCAACGAAGGCTTTGTCGCCCGTGCACCAGCAGATGTCGTCGCTAAAGAGCGCGAGCGTCTGGTTGGTTTCGCAGATGCCAAAGCGAAACTGATTGAACAGCAGGCTGTTATTGCTGCGCTGTAA
- the argF gene encoding ornithine carbamoyltransferase, protein MSHFYQKHFLKLLDFTPAQLHELLALSAKLKSDKKKGTEVQHLTGKNIALIFEKDSTRTRCSFEVAAFDQGARVTYLGPSGSQIGHKESIKDTARVLGRMYDGIQYRGFGQEIVETLAQYAGVPVWNGLTNEFHPTQLLADLLTMQEQLPGKTFQQMTLVYAGDARNNMGNSMLEAAALTGLNLRLVAPKACWPDENLVAECQALATHNGGKITLTEDIAAGVKDADFIYTDVWVSMGEAKEKWAERINLLRPYQVNRAMLELTGNPQVKFLHCLPAFHDDQTTLGKQMAEHYGLHGGMEVTDEVFESANSVVFDQAENRMHTIKAVMVATLAKL, encoded by the coding sequence ATGAGTCATTTCTATCAAAAACATTTTCTTAAATTACTGGATTTCACCCCTGCACAACTGCACGAACTCCTTGCCCTGTCTGCCAAACTGAAAAGTGACAAGAAAAAAGGGACTGAAGTTCAGCACCTTACTGGTAAAAACATCGCGCTCATCTTCGAAAAAGACTCGACTCGTACGAGGTGCTCTTTCGAAGTTGCCGCATTTGACCAGGGCGCACGCGTCACTTATCTCGGCCCGAGCGGCAGTCAGATTGGGCATAAAGAATCAATTAAAGATACCGCACGCGTATTGGGCCGCATGTACGATGGCATTCAGTATCGTGGTTTTGGTCAGGAAATTGTTGAGACGCTGGCGCAATATGCTGGCGTGCCGGTGTGGAACGGGCTGACTAACGAATTTCACCCTACGCAACTGCTGGCCGATCTGCTGACCATGCAAGAGCAATTGCCGGGCAAAACCTTCCAGCAAATGACGCTGGTTTATGCGGGTGATGCGCGTAATAACATGGGTAATTCAATGCTGGAAGCGGCGGCATTGACCGGTCTGAATTTGCGTCTGGTGGCACCGAAAGCCTGCTGGCCCGATGAAAACCTGGTCGCAGAGTGCCAGGCGCTGGCCACGCATAACGGAGGCAAAATCACCCTGACCGAAGATATTGCCGCGGGGGTGAAAGATGCCGATTTCATTTATACCGATGTGTGGGTGTCTATGGGCGAGGCAAAAGAGAAATGGGCGGAGCGTATTAATCTGCTGCGGCCTTATCAGGTGAATCGGGCCATGCTTGAGCTTACCGGCAATCCGCAGGTGAAATTCCTGCACTGCCTGCCTGCTTTCCATGACGACCAAACCACATTAGGTAAACAGATGGCAGAACACTATGGCCTGCATGGTGGCATGGAAGTGACGGATGAGGTATTCGAATCAGCAAACAGCGTGGTGTTCGACCAGGCAGAAAACCGGATGCATACCATCAAAGCGGTGATGGTTGCGACGCTGGCGAAGCTTTAG
- a CDS encoding DNA polymerase III subunit chi → MKNATFYLLDNDTPSGELSAVEALVCELAAESFRAGKRLLIACVDEQQAIRLDEALWQRDAHAFVPHNLAGEGPRYGAPVELAWPQRRGSSPRDLLISLLPQFADFATAFHEVIDFVPYEESQKQLARDRYKAYRVAGFHLTTATHTPPGTT, encoded by the coding sequence ATGAAAAACGCGACGTTTTACCTGCTCGACAACGACACACCCTCCGGTGAGTTGAGTGCCGTTGAAGCGTTGGTTTGTGAACTGGCGGCAGAAAGCTTTCGGGCGGGCAAACGCCTGCTGATTGCCTGTGTTGATGAACAACAAGCTATCCGTCTGGATGAAGCGTTGTGGCAGCGAGATGCGCACGCCTTTGTTCCGCATAATCTTGCCGGTGAAGGGCCGCGTTACGGAGCACCAGTAGAATTGGCCTGGCCACAACGACGTGGCAGTTCGCCACGCGATTTACTGATTAGCCTGTTGCCGCAGTTCGCAGATTTTGCCACCGCTTTCCATGAAGTGATAGACTTCGTACCTTACGAAGAATCCCAGAAACAACTGGCCCGCGATCGCTATAAGGCGTATCGCGTTGCTGGTTTCCACTTGACTACGGCGACTCATACCCCGCCGGGAACGACATAG
- a CDS encoding GNAT family N-acetyltransferase: MNITAPVEIALRRITERDNAAIARVIREVSAEYGLTADKGYTVADPNLDELFQVYSQPGHAFWIVELDGEVVGGGGVAPLTCSEPDICELQKMYFLPVVRGKGLAKRLALQAMDFARTEGFKRCYLETTAFLTEAIALYERLGFEHISEPLGCTGHVDCEVRMLKSL; this comes from the coding sequence ATGAATATCACTGCTCCGGTTGAAATCGCACTGCGCCGGATAACCGAACGCGACAATGCGGCGATCGCCCGCGTTATCCGCGAAGTCTCTGCTGAATATGGTTTAACAGCCGATAAAGGCTATACCGTAGCAGACCCCAATTTAGATGAGCTGTTTCAGGTTTATAGCCAACCAGGCCATGCTTTTTGGATTGTGGAACTTGACGGAGAAGTCGTTGGTGGCGGTGGTGTCGCACCTTTAACCTGTAGTGAGCCAGATATTTGCGAACTGCAGAAAATGTACTTCCTGCCGGTGGTACGCGGCAAAGGGCTGGCAAAGCGCCTGGCGTTACAGGCGATGGATTTCGCACGTACTGAAGGGTTTAAGCGCTGCTATCTGGAAACCACTGCGTTCCTGACAGAAGCTATTGCACTGTATGAACGTTTAGGCTTCGAGCATATCTCTGAACCGCTCGGCTGCACCGGGCACGTGGACTGCGAAGTACGGATGCTCAAGTCTCTGTAA
- the lptF gene encoding LPS export ABC transporter permease LptF, with amino-acid sequence MIIIRYLVRETLKSQLAILFILLLIFFCQKLVRILGAAVDGEIPTNLVLSLLGLGVPEMAQLILPLSLFLGLLMTLGRLYTESEITVMHACGLSKAVLIKAAMILALFTGAVATVNVMWAGPWSSRHQDEVLAEAKANPGMAALAQGQFQQATDGNSVLFIESVDGSSFKDVFLAQLRPKGNARPSVVVADSGHLSQRHDGSQVVTLNSGTRFEGTALLRDFRITDFQDYQAIVGHQTVALDPDDSSQMYFHNLWSSDTPGARAELHWRLTLIVTVFIMALMVVPLSVVNPRQGRVLSMLPAMLLYLVFFLLQTSLKSNAAKGKIDPMIWIWLVNLVYFAIAVVLNVWDTVPMRQLRARFSKTRGAA; translated from the coding sequence GTGATTATCATAAGATATCTGGTTCGGGAGACGCTCAAAAGCCAACTTGCTATCCTTTTCATCCTGCTGCTGATCTTTTTTTGTCAGAAGCTGGTCAGGATACTGGGTGCGGCTGTTGACGGCGAAATTCCGACAAACCTCGTACTCTCTCTGTTAGGGTTGGGTGTGCCTGAAATGGCGCAGCTTATCCTGCCTCTTAGCCTATTTCTTGGGCTACTCATGACGCTTGGCCGACTGTATACCGAGAGTGAAATCACGGTAATGCATGCTTGTGGCTTGAGTAAAGCGGTGCTGATCAAAGCTGCAATGATCCTCGCACTCTTTACCGGCGCGGTCGCCACAGTCAACGTGATGTGGGCAGGCCCGTGGTCTTCTCGTCATCAAGATGAAGTGTTGGCGGAAGCCAAAGCAAACCCAGGAATGGCGGCACTTGCACAGGGGCAGTTCCAGCAAGCGACTGACGGAAATTCGGTGCTCTTTATTGAAAGCGTCGATGGCTCAAGTTTCAAAGATGTCTTCCTTGCGCAACTGCGCCCGAAAGGCAACGCGCGTCCTTCTGTCGTGGTTGCTGACTCCGGTCATTTATCGCAGCGTCATGATGGATCTCAAGTCGTGACGCTTAATAGCGGTACGCGTTTTGAAGGCACGGCGCTGCTGCGTGACTTCCGTATCACGGACTTCCAGGATTATCAGGCAATAGTAGGGCACCAGACGGTGGCGCTTGATCCCGATGATTCCAGTCAGATGTATTTCCACAATTTGTGGTCAAGTGATACCCCGGGTGCGCGAGCTGAACTGCACTGGCGTCTGACGCTTATCGTTACCGTATTTATTATGGCCTTGATGGTGGTGCCGTTAAGCGTGGTGAACCCGCGCCAGGGCCGTGTGCTGTCAATGTTGCCTGCCATGTTGCTGTATCTGGTGTTCTTCCTGCTTCAGACCTCGCTGAAATCGAACGCGGCGAAGGGGAAAATCGACCCGATGATCTGGATATGGTTGGTTAACCTGGTCTATTTTGCCATCGCAGTGGTGCTCAATGTGTGGGATACGGTGCCGATGCGCCAGCTACGTGCACGCTTTAGCAAAACACGAGGAGCGGCATAA
- the argL gene encoding putative translational regulatory protein ArgL, with the protein MNIHTYKLNINSINGLCHAREI; encoded by the coding sequence ATGAATATTCATACATATAAATTGAATATTAATTCAATAAATGGCTTGTGCCATGCGAGGGAAATATGA